From Pseudarthrobacter equi, a single genomic window includes:
- a CDS encoding MFS transporter — MSVGERPANQGAGTPTKGGGLKKIVAASMVGTVVEWYEFFLYATAATLVFGKYFFPSTGNELDGIIQAFITYAVGFVARPLGGIVFGQIGDRLGRKPTLQLTIVIIGVSTFLMGCLPGFADIGYLAPALLVFLRFIQGFALGGEWGGAVLLVAEHSPNKTRAFWSSWPQAAVPVGNLLATLVLYIMSSTLSSEAFLGWGWRVAFWLSAVIVFVGYYIRRHVSEAPIFLEAKELVEKEKAVSYGVGEVIRKYPKGILQAMGLRFAENIMYYLVVSFAIVYLKSVHKYDTSSLLLALLIAHVIHFLVIPQVGRLVDRWGRKPVYLVGAITGATWPFFAFPMFDTRNAVVIVLAVTIGLCLHAFMYAGQPAIMAELFPTRMRYAGVSLGSQVTSIFAGSLAPLLATQWLKDTGSWLPTAIYLVVACAITAFSVLSLRETKGIALQDVDKADAAREGLLNASAR, encoded by the coding sequence GTGAGCGTAGGAGAACGCCCGGCCAACCAGGGCGCCGGGACCCCCACAAAGGGTGGAGGACTAAAGAAGATCGTGGCCGCCTCCATGGTGGGCACCGTGGTGGAGTGGTATGAGTTTTTCCTCTATGCCACGGCCGCCACCCTGGTCTTCGGCAAGTACTTCTTCCCCTCCACCGGCAACGAGCTGGACGGCATCATCCAGGCCTTCATCACGTACGCGGTGGGATTCGTGGCCCGTCCGCTGGGCGGCATTGTCTTTGGCCAGATCGGCGACCGGCTGGGCCGCAAGCCCACCCTGCAGCTGACCATCGTGATCATCGGCGTCTCGACGTTCCTGATGGGATGCCTCCCAGGCTTCGCCGACATCGGCTACCTGGCACCGGCCCTGCTGGTGTTCCTGCGCTTTATCCAGGGCTTTGCCCTCGGTGGTGAATGGGGCGGCGCGGTCCTCCTCGTGGCCGAACACAGCCCCAACAAGACCCGCGCCTTCTGGTCGAGCTGGCCCCAGGCGGCGGTGCCGGTGGGCAATCTGCTGGCCACGCTGGTCCTGTACATCATGTCCTCCACCCTCAGCAGCGAAGCCTTCCTCGGCTGGGGCTGGCGCGTGGCATTCTGGCTCTCCGCCGTGATCGTGTTCGTGGGCTACTATATCCGCCGGCACGTCTCCGAAGCCCCCATCTTCCTCGAAGCCAAGGAGCTCGTGGAGAAGGAGAAAGCCGTCAGCTACGGCGTGGGCGAGGTCATCCGGAAGTACCCCAAAGGCATCCTGCAGGCCATGGGCCTCCGCTTCGCCGAGAACATCATGTACTACCTGGTGGTCAGCTTCGCCATCGTGTACCTGAAAAGCGTCCACAAGTACGACACCTCGTCCCTGCTGCTGGCGCTGCTCATCGCGCACGTCATCCACTTCCTGGTGATCCCGCAGGTGGGCCGCCTGGTGGACCGCTGGGGCCGCAAGCCCGTCTACCTGGTGGGTGCCATCACCGGCGCCACCTGGCCGTTCTTCGCCTTCCCGATGTTCGATACCCGCAACGCCGTGGTCATCGTGCTCGCCGTGACCATCGGCCTGTGCCTGCACGCCTTCATGTACGCCGGCCAGCCCGCCATCATGGCCGAGCTGTTCCCCACCCGGATGCGGTACGCCGGCGTCTCGCTCGGATCCCAGGTGACGTCCATCTTCGCCGGCTCGCTGGCGCCGCTGCTGGCCACCCAGTGGCTCAAGGACACCGGTTCCTGGCTCCCCACAGCCATTTACCTGGTGGTTGCCTGCGCCATCACCGCGTTCTCCGTGCTGAGCCTGCGCGAAACCAAGGGGATTGCGCTGCAGGACGTGGACAAGGCCGACGCCGCCCGCGAGGGCCTGCTCAACGCCTCCGCGCGCTGA
- a CDS encoding LysR family transcriptional regulator yields the protein MNANPDDLLVLLEVSRSAKFTTAAQALGLNHTTVSRRIAALEKSLGGRVLARAAGGWELTELGERAVRVAEQVEEVLATLGPGGRAPDPITGVVRMTATDGFSAYIAAPAVARLRRAHPGLSVEVVTMTRRALQQRSGLDIEVVVGEPQVHRAEAVRLGEYVLGMYASRAYLAEHGTPGTVADLNGHPLVYFVDSMLQVDLLDAPRRLVPAMRDGLTSTNVFVHVEATRAGAGIGFLPCFMGDLHDDLVRLLPDQIAELLPYWMVLRPDSMRRPAVAAVVQALREQVTMHREKLLGRG from the coding sequence ATGAATGCCAACCCCGATGATCTTTTGGTCCTCCTTGAGGTGTCACGTTCGGCGAAATTCACGACGGCGGCGCAGGCCTTGGGCTTGAACCACACCACCGTTTCACGCAGGATCGCCGCACTGGAGAAGTCGCTCGGCGGACGCGTCCTGGCGCGGGCGGCGGGCGGCTGGGAGCTGACCGAACTGGGCGAGCGGGCGGTGCGCGTGGCCGAGCAGGTGGAGGAGGTCCTGGCCACGCTGGGACCCGGCGGCCGCGCACCCGACCCCATTACCGGCGTCGTACGCATGACCGCGACGGACGGTTTCAGCGCCTACATTGCCGCACCCGCGGTGGCCCGGCTCCGGCGCGCCCACCCGGGGCTGAGCGTGGAGGTCGTCACCATGACCCGGCGCGCGCTGCAGCAGCGCTCCGGCCTGGATATCGAAGTGGTGGTGGGTGAGCCGCAGGTGCACCGCGCGGAGGCGGTCCGGCTGGGCGAGTACGTGCTGGGGATGTATGCCTCGCGCGCATACCTGGCGGAGCACGGCACACCTGGCACCGTGGCTGACCTCAACGGGCATCCGCTGGTCTACTTCGTGGATTCCATGCTGCAGGTGGACCTCCTGGACGCCCCGCGGCGCCTGGTTCCGGCCATGCGGGACGGGCTCACGTCCACCAACGTCTTCGTCCACGTTGAAGCGACCCGTGCCGGCGCGGGCATCGGCTTCCTTCCCTGCTTCATGGGCGACCTGCACGATGACCTGGTCCGGCTGCTCCCGGACCAGATCGCCGAACTGCTCCCCTACTGGATGGTCCTGCGGCCCGATTCGATGCGCCGCCCGGCTGTTGCCGCCGTGGTCCAGGCCCTGCGCGAACAGGTGACGATGCACCGGGAGAAGCTGCTGGGCCGGGGCTAA
- a CDS encoding spermidine synthase, with protein sequence MAKRGKSGGRGRAAAGVVESPGPGSKGPVEGVYYVDTGDCELIADQDNSTGWLLKINGVMSSHIDLADPLFLDFEYMRWIAALIESRWPPSDASSTRGGAADNPGKLRGLHLGGGACSLARYFAAAYPDARQVVVELDGKLAEYVRGWFDLPKAPLLRIRVGEAREVTETLTADTRDFIIRDVFAGALTPRPLTTAEFNQHVRRVLAPGGVYVVNSGDAPDLKSAREDAATIAASFEHTLIIADPAMLKGRRYGNMVMAGSDVPFGDDPKLARRLLGGAVPAHIWDDAQVRAFAAGIPVRHDAPAPPED encoded by the coding sequence ATGGCGAAACGCGGAAAGTCGGGTGGCCGCGGGCGTGCTGCGGCCGGCGTCGTGGAAAGCCCGGGTCCCGGGTCCAAAGGTCCGGTGGAAGGCGTCTACTACGTTGATACCGGTGACTGCGAGCTGATCGCGGACCAGGACAACTCCACCGGCTGGCTCCTGAAAATCAACGGTGTCATGAGCTCGCACATCGACCTCGCGGACCCGCTGTTCCTCGACTTTGAATACATGCGGTGGATCGCCGCGCTCATCGAATCCCGCTGGCCGCCGTCGGACGCTTCGTCCACCCGGGGCGGGGCCGCCGATAACCCGGGGAAGCTGCGCGGCCTCCACCTCGGCGGCGGAGCCTGCTCCCTCGCCAGGTACTTCGCTGCTGCCTACCCCGACGCGCGGCAGGTGGTGGTGGAACTTGACGGCAAGCTCGCCGAGTACGTCCGCGGCTGGTTCGACCTGCCCAAGGCGCCGCTGCTCAGGATCCGGGTGGGGGAGGCCCGGGAGGTCACCGAAACCCTCACCGCGGACACCCGCGACTTCATCATCCGGGACGTCTTCGCCGGCGCTTTAACGCCGCGGCCACTGACCACCGCCGAGTTCAACCAGCATGTCCGCCGGGTCCTTGCCCCGGGCGGCGTGTACGTGGTGAACTCCGGGGACGCCCCGGACCTGAAGAGTGCCCGCGAGGACGCCGCCACGATCGCCGCTTCCTTCGAACACACCCTGATCATCGCCGATCCCGCCATGCTCAAGGGGCGGCGCTACGGAAACATGGTGATGGCCGGCAGCGACGTCCCCTTCGGTGACGATCCCAAACTGGCCCGCAGGCTGCTGGGCGGAGCGGTACCGGCGCACATCTGGGACGACGCCCAGGTCCGCGCCTTCGCGGCCGGCATCCCGGTGCGCCACGACGCCCCGGCACCTCCGGAGGATTAG
- the rfaE2 gene encoding D-glycero-beta-D-manno-heptose 1-phosphate adenylyltransferase, with amino-acid sequence MSLHPDTADLSTQRALAEWLPGRLAAEQPSVLVIGDLMLDGWWSGTIERLCREAPAPVVDIAVRDSFPGGAANTAMNLAALGARVSVAGIIGTDDAGADLRRQLETAGIDVRHLHSHPDMVTTTKIRISSGGQVMLRIDDAARTVPAEALAELASSVRAAVERQDAVLVCDYGNGVLADPVQESLVAALANAGTAGNAGKRRPLVVVDSHDPRPWAPLRPDLVTPNAQEAARLLDVRLPAGPDRADTVTGQAPALLAATGAAAVVVTLDRDGTVLIRPDGATHRTWARPAAEKQASGAGDTFVAALTLARSAGLPLTASLDLAQSAADVVVHQPGTSVCSTSQLSRYLAAFADTALGADELQQQLDLHRSEGQRIVLTNGCFDVLHSGHTRYLNQAKQLGDVLVVALNSDDSVSRLKGPGRPINAVADRAAVVAALSCVDYVTVFDTPTAEPLIRQLRPDVYAKGGDYTPEMLAETPAVEESGGRVAILDYVAERSTTAVVNRIRGGQGAATALQGSGE; translated from the coding sequence ATGAGCCTGCACCCGGACACTGCCGACCTTTCCACCCAGCGGGCGCTCGCCGAATGGCTGCCCGGACGCTTGGCGGCAGAACAGCCGAGCGTGCTGGTGATCGGTGACCTCATGCTGGACGGCTGGTGGAGCGGCACCATCGAGCGGCTCTGCAGGGAAGCTCCGGCGCCGGTGGTGGACATCGCCGTCCGGGACTCTTTTCCGGGCGGTGCGGCAAACACCGCCATGAACCTGGCCGCCCTGGGCGCCCGGGTCTCCGTTGCCGGCATCATCGGCACGGACGACGCCGGTGCGGACCTGCGCCGCCAGCTCGAGACGGCGGGCATCGACGTCCGGCACCTGCACTCGCACCCGGACATGGTGACCACCACCAAGATCCGGATCAGCAGCGGCGGCCAGGTGATGCTCCGCATCGACGACGCCGCCCGGACCGTGCCCGCCGAAGCGCTCGCCGAGCTGGCCTCCTCGGTGCGCGCCGCCGTCGAACGCCAGGATGCCGTGCTGGTGTGCGACTACGGCAACGGCGTGCTCGCGGACCCCGTGCAGGAAAGCCTGGTGGCAGCCCTGGCCAATGCCGGGACTGCCGGGAATGCCGGTAAACGCCGCCCGCTGGTGGTGGTCGATTCCCATGACCCGCGGCCCTGGGCGCCGCTGCGGCCGGACCTGGTCACGCCCAACGCGCAGGAGGCCGCACGGCTCCTCGATGTCCGGCTCCCCGCCGGGCCGGACCGGGCGGACACTGTCACGGGGCAGGCACCGGCGCTGCTGGCAGCCACCGGCGCCGCAGCGGTGGTGGTCACCCTGGACCGGGACGGCACCGTGCTCATCAGGCCCGACGGCGCCACCCACCGCACATGGGCACGCCCGGCTGCCGAGAAGCAGGCCTCCGGGGCGGGCGATACGTTCGTGGCGGCGCTGACCCTGGCGCGCTCTGCCGGGTTGCCGCTGACGGCCAGCCTGGACCTCGCCCAGTCGGCCGCCGACGTGGTGGTGCACCAGCCCGGGACCTCGGTATGCAGCACCAGCCAGCTCAGCCGGTACCTGGCAGCCTTCGCGGACACCGCCCTGGGAGCTGACGAGCTGCAACAGCAACTGGACCTGCACCGGTCCGAGGGGCAGCGCATCGTGCTGACCAACGGCTGCTTCGACGTCCTGCACAGCGGCCACACCCGCTACCTGAACCAGGCCAAACAGCTGGGCGATGTCCTGGTGGTGGCGCTGAACAGCGATGACTCCGTCAGCCGCCTCAAAGGGCCGGGGCGGCCCATCAACGCCGTCGCGGACCGCGCGGCTGTGGTGGCGGCCCTGAGCTGCGTGGACTACGTGACTGTTTTTGACACCCCCACCGCCGAACCGCTGATCCGGCAGCTCCGCCCCGACGTCTATGCCAAGGGCGGTGACTACACGCCGGAAATGCTGGCGGAGACGCCGGCAGTTGAGGAGTCAGGCGGCCGGGTGGCCATCCTGGACTACGTGGCCGAGCGTTCCACCACCGCCGTGGTCAACCGCATCCGCGGCGGCCAGGGAGCTGCAACGGCACTCCAGGGCTCGGGGGAGTAG
- a CDS encoding 3-hydroxybutyrate dehydrogenase, which yields MEHELNGRKALVTGGAGGIGAACVRELAARGAKVVVADVDAAAAAALADEVGGTSWAVDLLDVDSLATLSLDCDILVNNAGIQRISPIEEFDPVQFRRILALMLEAPFLLIRAALPHMYANKFGRIINLSSVHGLRASPFKSAYVSAKHGLEGLSKVTALEGGEHGVTSNCVNPGYVRTPLVEKQIADQAAVHGIPESEVLAKVMLTEAAVKRLVEPEEVASLVAWLASDHAGMVTGASYTMDGGWSAK from the coding sequence ATGGAACACGAACTGAATGGCCGGAAGGCCCTGGTCACCGGCGGTGCCGGCGGCATCGGCGCGGCCTGTGTCCGGGAACTTGCGGCCCGCGGGGCGAAAGTGGTGGTGGCCGACGTCGACGCGGCAGCGGCTGCCGCCCTCGCCGACGAAGTGGGAGGCACGTCCTGGGCCGTGGATCTGCTGGACGTGGACTCGCTCGCCACCCTGAGCCTGGACTGCGACATCCTGGTCAACAACGCCGGAATCCAGCGGATCAGCCCCATCGAGGAGTTCGATCCGGTGCAGTTCCGCCGGATCCTGGCCCTGATGCTGGAGGCGCCGTTCCTGCTCATCCGGGCCGCGCTGCCGCACATGTACGCCAACAAGTTCGGCCGCATCATCAACCTGTCCTCGGTGCACGGGCTCCGCGCCTCCCCGTTCAAGAGCGCGTACGTATCCGCCAAGCACGGCCTCGAGGGGCTGAGCAAGGTGACTGCGCTTGAGGGCGGGGAACACGGTGTCACATCCAACTGCGTCAACCCCGGCTACGTCCGGACGCCGCTGGTGGAAAAGCAGATCGCGGACCAGGCGGCCGTTCACGGCATCCCCGAATCCGAAGTGCTGGCCAAGGTGATGCTCACGGAGGCGGCCGTTAAACGCCTGGTGGAGCCGGAGGAAGTGGCGTCCCTGGTGGCATGGCTGGCCTCCGACCATGCCGGCATGGTGACCGGTGCCAGCTACACCATGGACGGCGGCTGGTCTGCCAAGTAG
- a CDS encoding DinB family protein translates to MDEKETLHRYLRVRRDNLLGKLDGLSEYDARRPLTPTGTNLLGLVKHVASVELDYFGVVFGRPSGRHLPWLDADALPDADMWAAADESLADILELHRFAGEHSDATIEALPLDAVGSVPWWPEERSQVTLHQILVHMVAERAHHLGHADILRELIDGTAGQRPGDPNLTSRTPEEWASHRAAIESAARTASTEGRG, encoded by the coding sequence ATGGATGAGAAAGAGACACTGCACCGGTACCTTCGCGTCCGGCGCGACAATCTGCTCGGCAAGCTTGATGGGCTGAGCGAGTACGACGCCCGCCGGCCGCTGACACCCACCGGCACCAACCTGCTGGGCCTGGTTAAGCACGTGGCCAGCGTGGAGCTCGACTATTTTGGCGTGGTCTTCGGCCGGCCCAGCGGGCGGCACCTGCCCTGGCTGGACGCCGACGCCCTTCCCGATGCGGACATGTGGGCAGCCGCCGACGAGTCCCTCGCGGACATCCTCGAGCTGCACCGGTTCGCCGGCGAGCACAGCGATGCCACCATCGAAGCCCTGCCGCTGGATGCAGTGGGGTCGGTGCCATGGTGGCCGGAGGAGCGAAGCCAGGTCACGCTGCACCAGATCCTGGTGCACATGGTTGCCGAGCGGGCGCACCACCTGGGCCACGCCGACATCCTTCGCGAACTGATCGACGGGACGGCAGGCCAGCGTCCCGGCGATCCCAACCTGACGTCCCGGACCCCGGAGGAATGGGCCAGCCACCGCGCCGCCATCGAAAGTGCAGCGCGGACAGCATCGACTGAAGGGCGAGGGTAA
- a CDS encoding amino acid permease produces the protein MQQAPSPTRNESRAGQQTPAAAVGSVLNRGLNVRHIRFMALGSAIGTGLFYGSASAIQKAGPAVLLAYIIGGAAVFMVMRALGEMAVRHPVSGSFGQYASRYLGPLAGFVTGWTYVFEMAIVAIADVTAFSIYMGFWFPQVDRWIWILAIICFLAALNLLSVKVFGELEFWFSLIKVAAIVAMIAGGAAIIAFGFQAGGSGVAPGLGNLVEHGGLFPNGFGGLLASFAVVMFAFGGIETLGITAGEAAEPKKVIPKAVNTVPVRVLLFYVLTLGVLMSLFPWNEVGSNGSPFVQIFSGLGIPAAPHILNAVVITAALSAINSDIFGAGRILFGLSQQGHAPAAFGKVSRHGVPWMTVVMMTAILLVGVVLNAVIPEDVFLVIASIATFATVWVWVMILASHVAMKREIKHGGLPASEFPSPWWPAASVLTIAFMALVIVVLGAFEDTRIALYVGAAWLGLLVLGYRLWVKGDGRRRAQLEDETSPLPVVEPAGRTQAD, from the coding sequence ATGCAACAAGCACCATCCCCAACCCGGAACGAAAGCCGCGCCGGACAGCAGACCCCGGCAGCCGCCGTCGGAAGCGTCCTGAACCGCGGGCTGAACGTCCGCCACATCCGGTTCATGGCCCTCGGTTCGGCCATCGGCACCGGCCTCTTCTACGGCTCCGCTTCCGCCATCCAGAAGGCGGGCCCCGCCGTCCTGCTGGCCTACATCATCGGCGGCGCCGCAGTCTTCATGGTGATGCGGGCACTGGGCGAAATGGCCGTGCGGCACCCGGTATCCGGCTCCTTCGGCCAGTACGCCAGCCGCTACCTTGGCCCGCTGGCCGGCTTCGTGACCGGCTGGACCTACGTGTTCGAGATGGCGATCGTGGCCATCGCCGACGTCACGGCCTTCAGCATCTACATGGGCTTCTGGTTTCCGCAGGTAGACCGCTGGATCTGGATCCTGGCCATCATCTGCTTCCTGGCCGCCCTGAACCTCCTCAGCGTCAAAGTCTTCGGCGAACTCGAGTTCTGGTTCTCGCTGATCAAGGTGGCAGCCATCGTTGCGATGATCGCCGGCGGCGCCGCCATCATCGCCTTCGGTTTCCAGGCCGGCGGCTCCGGCGTGGCCCCGGGCCTGGGCAACCTCGTTGAGCACGGCGGCCTGTTCCCCAACGGGTTCGGCGGGCTCCTGGCATCCTTTGCCGTGGTGATGTTCGCCTTCGGCGGCATCGAAACCCTCGGCATCACCGCAGGCGAAGCAGCCGAGCCCAAGAAGGTCATCCCCAAGGCCGTCAACACCGTTCCGGTCCGCGTGCTGCTGTTCTACGTCCTCACCCTCGGCGTGCTCATGAGCCTTTTCCCCTGGAACGAGGTGGGAAGCAACGGCAGCCCCTTCGTCCAGATCTTCAGCGGGCTGGGCATCCCGGCCGCCCCGCACATCCTGAACGCCGTGGTCATCACGGCAGCGCTTTCGGCAATCAACAGCGACATCTTCGGTGCCGGACGCATCCTCTTCGGGCTCTCGCAGCAGGGCCATGCACCCGCTGCCTTCGGCAAGGTCTCCCGGCACGGAGTTCCGTGGATGACGGTAGTGATGATGACCGCGATCCTCCTGGTGGGCGTGGTCCTGAACGCCGTCATCCCCGAGGACGTCTTCCTGGTCATCGCCTCGATTGCCACGTTCGCCACCGTCTGGGTTTGGGTCATGATCCTCGCTTCCCATGTGGCAATGAAGCGGGAAATCAAGCACGGCGGACTCCCGGCGTCGGAGTTCCCCTCGCCGTGGTGGCCGGCGGCATCGGTGCTGACCATCGCCTTCATGGCACTGGTCATCGTGGTGCTGGGCGCCTTCGAGGACACCCGGATCGCCCTGTACGTCGGCGCAGCGTGGCTGGGACTGCTGGTCCTCGGCTACCGCCTGTGGGTCAAGGGTGACGGACGACGGCGGGCCCAGCTTGAGGACGAAACGTCACCGCTGCCGGTGGTGGAGCCGGCCGGGCGCACCCAGGCAGACTGA
- a CDS encoding class I SAM-dependent methyltransferase, which produces MTDYHPRLVDLYDQDNPDGPDHDFYRGLASEVSARNVVDLGCGTGILTVTLASAERTVVGVDPSTAMIGFARNRPGAAHVDWVVGDSRSIPGTGYDFAIMTGNVVQAIPGDDWSRTLHDLRLAMATGGTLAFESRNPAARAWDNWAFVDKRRDSLHGPLIERRTVSAPEPGVVKLQASTTFAATGERVHDTQLLAFRDRNSMADDLVEAGFAVEATYGDWVRTPFTDDAPIMVFVCRAV; this is translated from the coding sequence ATGACCGACTACCACCCGCGGCTCGTGGATTTATATGACCAAGACAATCCTGACGGGCCGGACCATGATTTCTACCGCGGCCTGGCCAGCGAAGTGTCTGCCCGGAACGTGGTGGATCTGGGGTGCGGCACAGGCATCCTCACTGTCACCCTTGCCTCGGCAGAACGCACTGTGGTGGGAGTTGACCCGTCAACAGCGATGATCGGCTTCGCCCGCAACCGGCCGGGCGCTGCACACGTCGACTGGGTGGTGGGCGACAGCAGGAGCATCCCCGGGACGGGCTACGACTTCGCCATCATGACCGGAAATGTTGTCCAGGCCATTCCGGGCGATGACTGGTCCCGGACACTTCACGACCTCCGTCTGGCCATGGCAACTGGCGGAACACTGGCCTTCGAAAGCCGGAATCCGGCGGCGCGTGCCTGGGACAACTGGGCATTTGTGGACAAACGACGGGACAGCCTGCACGGGCCATTGATCGAGCGGAGGACTGTCTCCGCACCGGAACCGGGAGTCGTGAAGCTTCAGGCGTCCACCACGTTTGCCGCCACCGGTGAACGCGTCCACGACACGCAGCTACTGGCATTCCGCGACCGCAACTCCATGGCCGATGACCTTGTCGAAGCGGGCTTCGCCGTGGAGGCAACCTACGGCGACTGGGTGCGTACGCCCTTCACGGATGACGCGCCCATCATGGTTTTCGTCTGCCGCGCTGTGTGA
- a CDS encoding SDR family oxidoreductase gives MSIVVTGATGHLGRHVLEALLERNVPAGDIVAAGRSVDKLADFAAKGVSVVSVDYSDAASVATALKGATRVLLISGSEVGQRVEQHRTVIEAAKAEGGVELLAYTSIANADTTGMKLADEHKATEELLRESGVPFVLLRNGWYLENYTEQLPGTLAQGAIAGSAGDGKVSGASRQDYAQAAAAVLVADGQAGKVYELGGDHAFSMADLAAEITAATGTDISYNNMPSDDYAGLLAQVGVPQAFAEILADSDLGIARGDLLVSTGDLQKLIGRPTTSLAEAVRSATASA, from the coding sequence ATGAGCATCGTCGTTACCGGAGCCACCGGACACCTGGGCCGCCACGTCCTCGAAGCACTGCTGGAGCGCAACGTTCCCGCCGGTGACATCGTGGCCGCCGGGCGCTCCGTGGACAAGCTGGCAGATTTCGCAGCCAAGGGCGTCAGCGTCGTGTCCGTCGATTACTCGGACGCCGCCTCCGTGGCAACTGCCCTCAAGGGTGCCACCCGCGTCCTGCTGATCTCCGGCAGTGAAGTGGGCCAGCGGGTGGAGCAGCACCGCACCGTCATCGAGGCGGCCAAGGCCGAGGGCGGCGTGGAACTTCTCGCCTACACCAGCATCGCCAACGCGGACACCACCGGCATGAAGCTGGCGGACGAGCACAAGGCAACGGAGGAACTCCTGCGTGAATCAGGCGTTCCGTTCGTCCTGCTGCGCAACGGCTGGTACCTGGAGAACTACACGGAGCAGCTGCCCGGGACTCTCGCGCAGGGTGCCATTGCCGGCAGCGCGGGTGACGGCAAGGTCAGCGGTGCGTCGCGGCAGGATTACGCGCAGGCGGCCGCAGCCGTGCTGGTGGCCGACGGCCAGGCCGGCAAGGTGTACGAGCTTGGCGGCGACCACGCCTTCAGCATGGCCGACCTCGCCGCGGAAATCACCGCGGCCACGGGCACGGACATCAGCTACAACAACATGCCCAGTGACGATTACGCAGGCCTCCTGGCCCAGGTGGGTGTTCCGCAGGCATTCGCGGAGATCCTGGCAGACTCGGACCTGGGCATCGCCCGGGGCGATCTCCTGGTCAGCACCGGCGATCTGCAGAAGCTGATCGGACGCCCTACGACGTCCCTCGCCGAGGCGGTCCGGTCCGCCACGGCTTCGGCCTAG
- a CDS encoding winged helix-turn-helix transcriptional regulator — protein MDATLQPAPLPLSFSDGVFPAGCPSRTLLDHVTSKWGVLILIALSEGSQRWSELRRRAEGISEKMLAQTLKTLERDGLVSRDAQPVIPPRVDYSLTEKGYELSALLVPLVAWTFDNAEEIINGRA, from the coding sequence ATGGACGCAACCCTCCAGCCCGCTCCCCTTCCGCTCAGTTTTTCCGACGGCGTGTTCCCGGCCGGATGCCCCAGCCGCACGCTCCTGGACCACGTCACCAGTAAATGGGGCGTCCTGATCCTCATTGCCCTCTCCGAGGGATCGCAACGGTGGAGCGAACTGCGGCGCAGGGCGGAGGGCATCAGTGAGAAGATGCTGGCGCAGACCCTGAAAACCCTGGAACGGGACGGCCTGGTGAGCCGGGACGCACAGCCCGTCATCCCGCCGCGGGTGGACTACAGCCTGACGGAAAAAGGCTACGAACTCAGCGCATTGCTGGTGCCCCTGGTGGCGTGGACCTTCGATAATGCCGAGGAAATCATCAACGGCAGGGCCTGA
- a CDS encoding LysE family translocator: MVPAPSLLAFALASAVLIAVPGPSVLFVIGRSLALGWKGGVLTVLGNACGQLLQVAAVALGVGVLVAQSVLLFSAVKFAGAAYLIYLGVQAIRHRKVPASSEGRPTATRPRRLVAEGAVVGATNPKSVVFFVAVLPQFVDYPSGSIPLQLGILGAVFLVIAVVSDSLWAVAAGTVREWFARSPRRVSTVKATGGALMIGLGGTLALTGSKS, translated from the coding sequence ATGGTTCCTGCCCCCAGCCTCCTGGCGTTTGCACTGGCCTCGGCGGTGCTGATCGCCGTCCCCGGCCCCAGCGTACTGTTCGTCATCGGCCGGTCCCTGGCCCTGGGCTGGAAGGGCGGCGTCCTGACAGTGCTGGGCAATGCCTGCGGCCAGCTGCTGCAGGTGGCTGCGGTGGCGCTGGGGGTTGGGGTGCTGGTGGCTCAGTCGGTGCTGCTCTTCAGCGCAGTGAAATTCGCGGGGGCTGCCTACCTTATCTACCTGGGCGTCCAGGCCATCAGGCATCGGAAGGTCCCCGCCAGTTCCGAAGGCCGCCCAACCGCCACACGCCCGCGGCGGCTGGTGGCTGAAGGGGCGGTGGTGGGTGCCACCAATCCGAAGTCCGTGGTGTTCTTCGTGGCGGTACTCCCGCAGTTCGTCGACTATCCCTCGGGATCGATTCCCCTGCAGCTGGGGATCCTCGGCGCGGTGTTCCTCGTCATTGCAGTGGTTTCCGACAGCCTGTGGGCCGTTGCCGCCGGAACCGTCCGGGAATGGTTCGCCAGGTCGCCGCGCCGGGTTTCCACCGTCAAGGCAACAGGCGGCGCGCTGATGATCGGCCTTGGCGGGACGCTGGCCCTGACGGGCAGCAAATCCTAG